The DNA segment GGCTTCTGCGCCTGGATGTTCGGTACGTTTTTCATGCAGCTGTTCATTGTAGAGCGATATAATTTATTCGTTCTGCGCATTTTTCATTTGAATCAGTTCTTTGTTGACGGTAATCGGGGATATGAGTTGTGGGGCTACGGCCTCGATGTTCCTGAGCTCCTGAGGTCGGGCTTGTTCGTGCTTGCCTTCTCTACGCTGCTCCAAGCTGCAGCGATAACAATTCTTAATCTGCAGCGCCCAACCAAGCACTCGGTTCGCCTGTGGGTGACTGCGGTGCTGCCCGTTCTGCTGGCCTGTGGAGCTTTTGTGCCCTACGGTTTATTATGGCAGGAACGGTACAGCAGCTACTACGGTAAAATGAATGACGATACGATCCCGGAAGTTGTACAGCTAAGGAGCGAGTCAAATGAAGCTTTTGAGGTTGTGAATTATGACCTTACGCTAGAACGAACGAAAAATGACGTTATATCCGCCGTGGCCCGGCTGGATATTCCGGCATCGACATTGCTAGGTAAGGAAGAAATACAGTTGACGCTTAACCGAGCCTTTACCGTTTCCCATGTCGAGGCCTTCGGTAGTCCTTTGCCGTTTGCCCAGCAGGGAGATTGGCTGGCGGTGTCCTGGAGTGGGGCGTTGGAAGAGCAAGTGGAGAATGTAACACTAGAGATCAGGTATTCAGGGGCGGTTATGGAATATAACGGCAGAGGCGGCTTTCATGCCTTCGTCTACCGGGATCAGGTGCTGCTGCCGAGTTATTATGCTTGGTATCCGCTTCCCGGCCAGCAGGACGTCTATGTGAAGGACGACTGGTCGAACATGTTGCAGATGGGAACGGTGTTTAAGCCGATGCCCTACCCGGATGCCACATATCGATTAGCGGTTAAAGGATTTGACACGGGGCTTTTTACGAGCTTGCCTGAATTGGAATCAACGGTGGATGCTGATTTGAATCAAGTAGCCGGGGAGAGCAGGATTTTTCAGGGCCGTGGAAAGGAAGGGCTCAGCATATTTGGCGGGCCGTTTGTAGAGGTCAGTGATTCTATTGTGCCGAGTCGCATTATTACGACTCCCGGCAGCAGGAAGTTGGCGGAGCATGTCTTAGAGGAATGGAGCAGATACTACGAATACTTCACGTCCTGGGTTACGGATTTCAAACCGAAGATCCATCAGGTCGGCTTCCTCCAGAACCAGCAGACTATGCCGATCTCTACTGAGAACGGTATGTACATTCTCGTTTCTCAAAGTGACGGAGATAGCGGATATGCTGGTTTGTTGATGAATGAAATGCTGCTCGGTAAGAGAAGCGGTTCCTATCTTATTGAGAATACAAGGGAAGATGTACGGATGCCGCTGCGCAGCCTG comes from the Paenibacillus lentus genome and includes:
- a CDS encoding ABC transporter permease, with the translated sequence MVKWRRQFVLEVNHIFRNPWLMGLPALYGVLYALNLSDVSPYNNFFNHTYSFHSLAQTLTLGIVMLLGILVIRRDISRPTYEWSSGLPLSYGTRITAKYAAVMAYLTLFSLLAVILFIVFSYGKGIESKIILSHSAYFFFTYELSYMVTLALAMLLAVCLPNRIVYLIGFCAWMFGTFFMQLFIVERYNLFVLRIFHLNQFFVDGNRGYELWGYGLDVPELLRSGLFVLAFSTLLQAAAITILNLQRPTKHSVRLWVTAVLPVLLACGAFVPYGLLWQERYSSYYGKMNDDTIPEVVQLRSESNEAFEVVNYDLTLERTKNDVISAVARLDIPASTLLGKEEIQLTLNRAFTVSHVEAFGSPLPFAQQGDWLAVSWSGALEEQVENVTLEIRYSGAVMEYNGRGGFHAFVYRDQVLLPSYYAWYPLPGQQDVYVKDDWSNMLQMGTVFKPMPYPDATYRLAVKGFDTGLFTSLPELESTVDADLNQVAGESRIFQGRGKEGLSIFGGPFVEVSDSIVPSRIITTPGSRKLAEHVLEEWSRYYEYFTSWVTDFKPKIHQVGFLQNQQTMPISTENGMYILVSQSDGDSGYAGLLMNEMLLGKRSGSYLIENTREDVRMPLRSLMWYVYYREADGLSHRDIENGMANFRMLGALFHAHPDQDPDHLGDRMVKQVGKALDEGKFNEVKEVLNVFYSQGLEIPMEGSDSSVQARPIPYDAWEREWKKVMGDENGA